Proteins found in one Vallitalea guaymasensis genomic segment:
- a CDS encoding bifunctional homocysteine S-methyltransferase/methylenetetrahydrofolate reductase, translated as MQLRDYLKNSILVTDGAMGTYYSKKTLKDTTVSELANINDKKIIETIHKEYIEAGAKLIRTNTFSANTVSLKCSRIELRKIITEGYNIAVDSAKGKDVFVGASIGPIPEKLESEKDDILDEYYCIINTLLDLGADIFIFETFASTNYIKILAAYILSKNEKAEIIAQFKVNAFGYSKEGISARRLIEEARGIEGLVAYGFNCGIGVGHLYKIIRNLDIEDENIVAIPNAGYPDKIYARTVYRDNARYFGETMVDIKKLGVKVIGGCCGTTPSHIEEIIENLEGNYEPSSIYHRNKTQKKKGISNTPNRFYKKLMNKEFVFAVELDPPYNGNIQKTMEGANILKAEGVDIITIADSPLSRPRADSIIIANKIAKEVGIDVMPHICCRDKNVIALKSIILGAHIEKIRNILLVTGDPIPSEERIETASVFNVNSIKLMELVKELNVDFDPEDAMIYGGALNPNLTYVDKIIKRINKKQEAGAKYLLTQPIYNDQAINNLKIIKENTDIKILGGIMPLVSYKNARFLNNEIAGIDIPENICSMFTKDMTREEAENVGIEIAVEIAMKIKDIVDGIYMMTPFNRVEMVSKIIKSIR; from the coding sequence ATGCAGTTAAGAGACTATTTAAAGAACAGTATTCTAGTTACTGATGGTGCAATGGGTACTTATTATTCCAAGAAAACATTAAAAGATACTACAGTGTCGGAATTAGCTAATATCAATGATAAGAAGATTATTGAGACTATTCATAAGGAATATATTGAAGCAGGAGCAAAACTAATTAGAACCAATACTTTTTCAGCAAATACAGTCAGTCTGAAATGCAGCAGGATAGAGCTTAGAAAAATAATTACTGAAGGTTATAATATAGCTGTAGACAGTGCAAAAGGTAAAGATGTTTTTGTAGGAGCATCAATTGGTCCTATCCCAGAAAAACTGGAATCAGAAAAAGATGATATACTAGATGAATATTATTGTATAATTAATACTTTGTTAGATCTTGGAGCTGACATTTTTATATTCGAGACTTTTGCAAGTACCAATTATATAAAAATACTGGCTGCATACATTTTATCCAAAAATGAAAAAGCAGAAATTATAGCCCAGTTCAAAGTAAATGCTTTTGGTTACTCAAAAGAAGGTATAAGTGCTAGAAGACTCATTGAAGAAGCTAGAGGGATAGAAGGACTGGTTGCTTATGGGTTCAATTGTGGAATTGGTGTAGGACACTTATATAAAATCATAAGGAACTTGGATATAGAAGATGAGAATATTGTAGCCATACCCAATGCAGGATATCCAGATAAGATATATGCGAGAACAGTGTACAGAGATAATGCAAGGTATTTTGGTGAAACAATGGTTGACATCAAAAAGCTTGGTGTCAAGGTGATTGGTGGTTGTTGTGGTACTACTCCTAGTCATATAGAAGAAATCATAGAAAATCTAGAAGGCAACTATGAACCTTCATCCATATATCATAGAAATAAAACCCAGAAGAAGAAAGGGATTTCTAACACTCCAAACAGATTTTATAAAAAGCTAATGAATAAAGAATTTGTTTTCGCTGTAGAATTGGACCCACCCTATAATGGTAATATTCAAAAGACAATGGAAGGTGCCAATATATTAAAAGCAGAAGGTGTAGATATCATTACTATAGCTGACTCGCCTTTATCAAGACCTAGAGCAGATTCCATAATAATAGCTAACAAGATAGCAAAAGAGGTGGGTATTGATGTTATGCCACATATCTGTTGCAGAGATAAGAATGTTATAGCTCTGAAATCTATTATCTTGGGAGCTCATATAGAGAAAATCAGAAATATATTATTAGTTACTGGCGACCCTATTCCAAGTGAGGAAAGAATTGAAACAGCTAGTGTTTTTAATGTCAACTCTATTAAGTTAATGGAATTGGTTAAAGAGTTGAATGTTGATTTTGACCCTGAAGATGCAATGATATACGGTGGAGCTCTTAATCCTAATCTAACTTATGTAGATAAAATCATTAAGAGAATCAATAAAAAACAAGAAGCAGGAGCCAAATATCTATTGACTCAGCCTATATATAATGATCAGGCTATCAATAATCTGAAAATAATCAAAGAAAATACGGACATCAAGATATTAGGAGGAATAATGCCTCTAGTAAGCTATAAGAATGCAAGGTTCCTCAATAACGAAATAGCAGGTATAGATATTCCTGAGAACATCTGTAGTATGTTTACAAAAGATATGACTAGAGAAGAAGCTGAAAATGTAGGGATAGAAATTGCAGTGGAAATTGCTATGAAAATAAAAGATATTGTGGATGGAATATACATGATGACGCCGTTCAATAGAGTGGAAATGGTTAGCAAGATAATAAAATCCATAAGATGA
- a CDS encoding homocysteine S-methyltransferase family protein — MTKREFKEYLEKNILILDGATGTELQKRGMPRGVCPEKWVIDNKEVIIDIQRGYKESGSKAVYACTFGCNSIKLAEFGLEDQLVEMNKELVRISREAVGDDVWVIGDLSPTGAQIYPLSNYHFEDIVNAYKPQVKALVEAGVDLFVIETMMNINEARAALIAVKETCDLPVMVSMTYEKSGYTLNGTDPVTALITLQNLGADAVGCNCSTGPNDMIDIVKAMKPYAKVPLIVKPNAGLPKYENGETVFDMDEDEFSHYGTLLAEAGANIIGGCCGTTKTFISKLKDKVKDIDIRMWTDRQGSILTSERKSVTIGGNNPTIIVGERINPTGKKKLQEHLRNKNMDYVVSLAHEQIEKGARVLDVNVGMNGIDEVDIMKQAIEQLSTFVKVPLCIDSSNIDAIEAGLRIYPGRALVNSISLEQHKIDKLLPIAKKYGAMFILLPLSDKGLPKSIDEKHEIINTVYSHARELGYQKEDIIVDGLVTTIASNSKAAALTLETIEWCSREFGTGTIVGLSNISFGLPERKLINTAFLAMGIGKGLTMAIANPSDELLMNIMRASDVLAMRDKDSLTYIESFSKQEKKTKSKEIAGVDTNEEIDIKQAIFHMVVNGEKETILDNIKKSIDNGDLPKVIIKEYLIPAITKVGELFEEKTYFLPQLIMSAETMKVAMDYLDPLLEKGRSKEIKQKKKVVIATVKGDIHDIGKNLVALMLKNHGFEVIDLGKDVAKEVIVEKAKEVDADIIALSALMTTTMLEMENVIRLVKEKGLRSKVIIGGAVITNDYAKEIGADGYSEDANMAVKLAHQLTK, encoded by the coding sequence ATGACGAAAAGAGAATTTAAAGAGTATCTGGAAAAAAACATATTAATCCTAGACGGTGCTACAGGAACAGAGTTACAGAAAAGAGGTATGCCTAGAGGGGTGTGCCCAGAAAAATGGGTTATTGATAACAAAGAAGTCATTATAGATATTCAGAGAGGGTATAAAGAGTCTGGTTCAAAAGCAGTTTATGCTTGTACTTTTGGCTGTAATTCTATAAAACTAGCTGAATTTGGTCTAGAAGATCAGCTTGTGGAGATGAACAAAGAATTGGTTAGGATTTCAAGAGAAGCAGTTGGAGATGATGTGTGGGTCATAGGAGATTTATCACCAACAGGAGCACAGATATATCCACTAAGCAATTATCATTTTGAAGACATTGTCAATGCTTATAAACCTCAGGTTAAGGCTTTGGTGGAGGCTGGTGTTGATTTATTTGTCATTGAGACCATGATGAACATTAATGAGGCAAGAGCCGCACTGATAGCTGTCAAAGAGACTTGTGACCTGCCTGTTATGGTCAGCATGACTTATGAAAAAAGTGGCTATACGCTTAATGGTACTGACCCAGTGACAGCATTGATAACTCTTCAGAATCTTGGTGCTGATGCAGTAGGTTGTAATTGTTCGACAGGACCAAATGATATGATAGATATCGTAAAAGCCATGAAACCATATGCCAAAGTACCGTTGATAGTTAAGCCTAATGCTGGATTGCCAAAATACGAAAACGGTGAAACTGTATTTGATATGGATGAAGATGAATTCTCCCATTATGGAACATTGTTAGCAGAAGCAGGAGCTAATATTATTGGTGGATGCTGTGGTACAACAAAGACATTTATCAGCAAATTGAAAGATAAAGTGAAAGATATTGATATCAGGATGTGGACGGATAGACAAGGAAGTATTCTAACCTCTGAGCGTAAATCTGTAACTATAGGTGGAAATAATCCAACCATTATTGTTGGGGAAAGAATCAATCCAACAGGGAAGAAGAAACTACAAGAACACCTAAGAAATAAAAATATGGATTATGTGGTTTCCCTTGCTCATGAGCAGATTGAAAAAGGAGCTAGGGTACTTGATGTAAATGTAGGAATGAATGGTATTGATGAAGTTGATATAATGAAACAAGCCATAGAACAATTATCAACTTTTGTAAAAGTACCTCTATGCATTGATTCTTCCAATATTGATGCTATAGAAGCAGGGCTTAGGATTTACCCAGGTAGAGCTTTGGTGAATTCCATATCATTAGAACAGCATAAGATTGATAAACTATTGCCTATAGCCAAAAAATATGGTGCTATGTTTATTTTATTACCTCTTAGTGATAAAGGATTACCTAAAAGTATTGATGAAAAACACGAAATAATCAATACAGTATATTCTCATGCAAGAGAATTAGGATATCAAAAAGAAGATATTATCGTTGATGGATTAGTTACAACAATAGCTTCTAATAGCAAAGCGGCTGCGTTGACTCTAGAGACAATTGAATGGTGTTCCAGAGAATTTGGTACAGGAACTATTGTTGGATTATCAAACATCTCTTTTGGTTTGCCTGAAAGGAAGCTCATCAATACAGCTTTTTTAGCTATGGGTATAGGAAAAGGGCTCACAATGGCAATAGCCAATCCTTCAGATGAACTGTTGATGAATATTATGAGGGCATCTGATGTTCTAGCGATGAGAGACAAGGACAGCCTTACATATATTGAATCCTTCAGTAAACAAGAGAAAAAAACTAAGAGTAAAGAAATAGCGGGTGTAGATACTAATGAGGAAATAGATATTAAACAAGCCATATTTCACATGGTTGTAAATGGAGAAAAAGAAACTATACTGGATAATATAAAAAAATCTATAGACAATGGTGATTTACCAAAAGTCATCATTAAAGAATATCTTATTCCAGCTATTACAAAAGTCGGAGAATTATTTGAAGAAAAGACTTATTTCTTGCCTCAATTGATTATGAGTGCAGAAACTATGAAAGTTGCTATGGACTATCTGGACCCTCTACTTGAAAAAGGTAGGAGTAAGGAAATTAAACAAAAGAAAAAAGTTGTAATCGCAACAGTAAAAGGTGACATTCATGATATTGGCAAGAATCTGGTAGCCTTGATGTTGAAAAATCACGGATTTGAAGTTATTGATCTAGGTAAAGACGTGGCAAAAGAAGTAATCGTAGAAAAAGCAAAAGAAGTTGATGCTGATATTATAGCTTTATCGGCTCTAATGACAACAACTATGTTGGAAATGGAAAATGTCATTAGACTAGTGAAAGAAAAAGGACTAAGGTCAAAAGTAATTATTGGCGGAGCAGTAATAACTAATGACTATGCCAAGGAAATTGGGGCAGACGGTTATAGCGAAGATGCTAATATGGCTGTAAAGCTAGCACATCAATTGACTAAATAA
- a CDS encoding acyl carrier protein — translation MNKEKTQKEVKEMLVERLMLRMKPEDIDNDAPLFTNPNRESELEDIGLDSVDALEIMVGIQQLYEIKLSPENSSTAFYSVNTLVDYIIQNKTELE, via the coding sequence GTGAATAAAGAAAAAACTCAAAAGGAAGTCAAAGAAATGTTGGTGGAGAGATTAATGTTAAGAATGAAACCCGAAGACATTGATAATGACGCACCTCTATTTACTAACCCTAATAGGGAGAGCGAGTTGGAGGATATCGGACTGGATTCTGTTGATGCCTTGGAGATTATGGTAGGTATTCAGCAATTGTATGAGATCAAATTAAGTCCGGAAAATAGTTCTACTGCATTTTATTCAGTAAATACATTAGTCGATTATATTATCCAAAATAAAACTGAACTGGAGTGA
- a CDS encoding beta-ketoacyl-[acyl-carrier-protein] synthase family protein — protein sequence MIKVVVTGVGVVSSNAWNANELYISSIEGKTGIKNTDKLKDIGISSLYAGEITCDYKGIDKYLYICDLAIKEIFNDSGLSKEYISSLGSRSIFSLGTSVLASLPLEKQMKKQLESQDELDKSVLDYNDGRYIYQLNEQLGNRGDVYVINTACASGTMAVGNAFESIRSGGVDVAIAGGVDVFSDTSISGFNSMQNMSSKPTKPFDENREGLNIGEAAAFFVLESEEHALARGAKIYAEVFGYDSKNDAYHITAPDPNGAGAYECMKNVISEYTFEDGDILYINAHGTGTSANDPMEISAIERLIEGKSGTEKAWMSSSKSMLGHCLGAAGAIELAICVLCQKHGQMPLSISVDKPLPMNHIELVTAKEQSIPFDLCISNSFAFAGNCASIGICKYI from the coding sequence ATGATAAAAGTTGTTGTAACAGGAGTAGGAGTCGTATCATCCAATGCATGGAACGCCAATGAATTATACATAAGCAGTATAGAGGGAAAAACAGGTATCAAGAATACTGATAAATTAAAAGATATTGGTATATCCTCACTATATGCAGGTGAGATTACTTGTGATTATAAAGGTATAGATAAATATCTATACATATGCGATTTGGCTATAAAAGAAATCTTCAATGACTCAGGGCTGTCAAAAGAATATATCAGTTCTCTGGGATCTCGGTCAATTTTTTCATTAGGGACATCTGTATTAGCTTCCTTGCCTCTTGAAAAACAAATGAAAAAACAATTAGAAAGCCAAGATGAGCTTGATAAAAGTGTTCTGGATTATAATGATGGCAGATACATATATCAGTTGAATGAACAATTAGGGAACCGTGGAGATGTCTATGTCATAAATACAGCTTGTGCATCAGGGACAATGGCTGTAGGTAATGCTTTTGAATCAATAAGGTCTGGTGGTGTAGATGTTGCCATTGCAGGCGGTGTAGATGTTTTTAGTGATACGAGTATTAGTGGATTTAATTCAATGCAGAATATGTCAAGCAAACCTACCAAGCCTTTTGATGAGAACAGAGAAGGATTGAATATAGGGGAAGCCGCAGCTTTTTTCGTACTGGAAAGTGAAGAACATGCGTTGGCTAGAGGTGCCAAGATATATGCTGAAGTGTTTGGGTATGATTCCAAAAATGATGCCTATCATATTACTGCACCAGACCCAAATGGAGCGGGAGCATATGAATGTATGAAAAATGTGATATCAGAATATACATTTGAAGATGGAGATATATTATATATCAATGCCCATGGAACAGGAACATCAGCTAATGATCCTATGGAAATCAGCGCTATAGAGAGGTTGATAGAAGGAAAATCGGGAACAGAAAAAGCTTGGATGTCTTCTTCTAAATCAATGTTAGGACACTGTTTAGGTGCAGCTGGAGCCATAGAGCTTGCAATCTGTGTATTATGCCAAAAACATGGACAAATGCCCTTATCTATTTCTGTAGATAAACCTTTGCCAATGAATCATATAGAGTTGGTAACCGCCAAAGAACAATCAATACCATTTGACCTGTGTATTTCCAACTCATTTGCATTTGCTGGTAATTGTGCTTCAATAGGTATTTGTAAGTACATATAA
- the fabZ gene encoding 3-hydroxyacyl-ACP dehydratase FabZ, producing the protein MDILSNVKHRYPFIMVDGIIESKYMEYVVGFKNISYNEPWTQGHYPEKIVFPGVLIIEAMGQVSSFMFMKEENNEKPTIEDGLGYLVTVKQMKFIRSVFPGDKLMIRVELLSKVDNYITVQGYCHVEDEKVAEGKLSYIVKEDNHE; encoded by the coding sequence ATGGATATTTTATCAAACGTAAAGCACCGTTACCCTTTTATTATGGTAGATGGTATTATTGAGTCAAAATACATGGAATATGTAGTAGGTTTTAAAAACATATCCTATAATGAACCCTGGACACAAGGACACTATCCCGAGAAAATAGTTTTCCCTGGGGTTTTGATTATTGAAGCAATGGGACAAGTCAGTTCATTCATGTTCATGAAAGAAGAAAATAATGAGAAACCCACAATTGAGGATGGCTTAGGATACCTTGTAACAGTAAAACAAATGAAATTTATACGAAGTGTCTTTCCAGGTGACAAGCTAATGATTAGAGTAGAATTATTGAGCAAGGTAGATAATTACATAACTGTACAAGGATATTGTCATGTGGAGGATGAAAAAGTGGCTGAAGGAAAATTATCATATATTGTCAAGGAGGATAACCATGAATAG
- a CDS encoding beta-ketoacyl synthase N-terminal-like domain-containing protein: MNSSIYVTGVDVITPMTNNFDEFKDQLYDTCSDNIYKQQIDLSELETPFYRKTRRMNRTSVAAFISSTQAYRNRGLDQIEYDPYDIGTIYSTFSASLDSTLNVLDTVYTKGINNVSPIIFAATVGNSCIAGVTMEYKLKGTSMHLQSSNPIGYSYNSLKNGNTDMIFCGSYDCYIDNILDYYNNLPFTNNNGSGDCSPYSVEPRGIYLKEALVTLIIEKADSKYVTDETILCEICGIGVHRKSTEKNDGLYTFENKEFQEAMDSALKNAQVSAKEIDCIVSAAGEHPTIDHSEAIAIKNCFEKNPPVISIKGIFGDTLGCNLNMNIAAAICILQKQEIPKVFNCGEDIDSININRQNTKDNYKYVLVNGYSEYGSVMSVILRCHKKH; encoded by the coding sequence ATGAATAGTTCTATCTATGTGACGGGTGTAGATGTTATAACACCAATGACTAACAATTTTGATGAATTCAAAGACCAATTATATGATACATGCAGTGACAATATATATAAACAACAAATAGATTTAAGTGAGTTGGAAACACCTTTTTATAGAAAAACCCGTAGAATGAATAGAACGTCGGTAGCGGCATTCATTTCTTCTACACAAGCATATCGTAATAGAGGTTTAGACCAGATTGAGTATGATCCATACGATATTGGAACTATATATTCTACATTCTCTGCTAGTCTGGACAGTACATTGAATGTCTTGGATACGGTATATACAAAAGGAATCAATAATGTAAGTCCAATCATTTTTGCTGCAACAGTGGGAAATTCTTGTATAGCAGGGGTGACAATGGAATATAAACTAAAAGGGACAAGTATGCATTTGCAGTCTTCGAATCCCATTGGATATTCCTATAATTCCTTGAAAAACGGTAATACAGATATGATATTCTGTGGGTCATATGATTGTTATATAGATAATATATTGGATTACTATAACAATCTACCCTTCACCAATAATAATGGATCAGGTGATTGTTCACCTTATTCTGTTGAGCCAAGAGGGATTTACTTAAAAGAAGCTCTGGTAACATTGATTATTGAAAAAGCTGATTCCAAATATGTAACAGATGAAACCATATTATGTGAAATATGTGGTATAGGAGTTCACAGGAAATCAACAGAAAAAAATGATGGATTATACACTTTTGAAAATAAAGAGTTCCAGGAGGCAATGGATTCAGCACTTAAGAATGCTCAGGTATCAGCTAAGGAGATTGATTGTATTGTTAGTGCTGCAGGAGAACATCCCACAATAGATCATTCTGAAGCAATAGCCATCAAGAATTGCTTTGAAAAAAATCCCCCTGTCATTTCTATAAAAGGTATTTTTGGGGATACACTAGGATGTAATCTCAACATGAATATAGCTGCTGCAATATGTATTCTACAAAAACAAGAAATACCTAAGGTTTTTAATTGTGGAGAAGACATTGATTCAATCAATATAAATAGGCAAAACACTAAGGATAATTATAAGTACGTTTTAGTAAATGGCTACTCGGAATATGGAAGTGTAATGAGTGTTATATTAAGATGCCATAAAAAACATTGA
- a CDS encoding 3-oxoacyl-ACP reductase family protein, with protein MSGKFDNQVIVVTGGNRGIGKAIVKAFSKEGGKVFFIYSKNVDEAETVVKQVRDEGCFCEMIKCNITNQKECEHAITSIIKQTGKIDVLINNAGITKDGIMLMQSSDDWKSVMDVNFFGTYNITRQVILNMIKNRCGNIINVSSVAGLHGVAGQTNYCSSKAAIIGFTKALSREIGGKNIRVNAIAPGYIETDMTDSIPNRDIIIKNIPQKRYGKPEEVASVAMFLASGESSYVNGATIVIDGGYTA; from the coding sequence GTGAGTGGTAAATTTGATAATCAAGTTATAGTGGTTACAGGAGGTAATAGAGGTATAGGAAAAGCCATTGTGAAAGCTTTTTCAAAAGAAGGAGGAAAAGTCTTTTTCATATATTCAAAAAATGTGGATGAAGCAGAAACGGTAGTGAAACAGGTTAGAGACGAAGGTTGTTTTTGCGAGATGATAAAATGCAATATAACTAATCAAAAAGAATGTGAACATGCTATCACAAGTATAATCAAACAAACAGGTAAGATAGATGTTCTTATAAATAATGCAGGAATCACAAAAGATGGAATTATGCTGATGCAAAGTTCTGATGACTGGAAGAGTGTTATGGATGTGAATTTCTTTGGCACCTATAATATTACTCGCCAAGTGATTCTTAATATGATTAAGAATAGGTGTGGAAATATAATAAATGTAAGTTCCGTGGCTGGATTGCATGGTGTAGCTGGACAAACCAATTATTGCTCTTCTAAGGCAGCTATCATTGGATTCACTAAAGCTTTATCTAGAGAAATTGGAGGTAAGAATATTCGAGTCAATGCTATAGCACCTGGATACATTGAGACGGACATGACTGATTCTATACCTAACAGAGATATTATCATCAAGAATATACCCCAGAAACGTTATGGGAAACCTGAAGAAGTTGCGTCAGTAGCAATGTTCCTAGCTTCAGGGGAATCATCTTATGTAAATGGAGCAACAATTGTTATTGATGGTGGTTATACTGCCTAA